In the Lytechinus variegatus isolate NC3 chromosome 17, Lvar_3.0, whole genome shotgun sequence genome, TTCGGGAAGGGTCACgcaatgtgaaatgaaattatgctATGTAGTTCTGTTACTCTTAACGggataagaaaaatgaaaagtttatgTGTACAGTGATCAAATAATTGTAAGTGCCtaaaaagtatatgaaataaattgtcACTATAAAAATGCCTTTCCACTCGAATCATTGTCTCAATGTCTCCCTTTCTGCCACACATCGTGTTCGTGAGATAAACTAATATGGCATTTGGTATAAAAATGTGTGCTTTCACCTTGGTGTTTATGTTGATATCAATGCCTTTTGCCTTTGCTTTGCGCGATTTActcgtaagaaaaaaaaacagctacACATACATGCACAAGCTGTATATTAACCATTTTAAATTTAAGATTAGTTGACATTTTGGGGGGAAAGTGGGACCCCCCCCAAccaaaaaatggaaagaaatagagagaagaAACTGAGgtagaaagaaagggagaagaaGAGTGAggggaattttaaaaaaaagagaagtgaAGAAGAAAATGGAATAGGGGAGGGGGAAGAAAGATGCGGATATGAGGGGAAACGGGGAGAGTAAGAGGGGAAGCAAAAAATAGGAACATGCGGGAGGTCCAAAGGGATGTCAAATATGTGTTTAATTTTAGGGGACAAAATTGACAGTAAATAAGGGGCGCCctattgacccccccccccctccccccaagtTAGGGATGACAGTTGAATCTCAACTGGACGGGTGCCGTCAGGCGAGGATCTGGGATTTCGCAGGGAGGGGGCGCAAGTTTGAACTGATTTTGAAGTCCCTGTGTACCTTTAAAATAAGACCGCCCCTCACCTCACGCCCGTCAAACATAAGTACCTTACTGGCAtgttgaatttcattatttcgtAATCACATGAAAAAGGGCAATTGAAGACCTGTTTTTTGTGATGTGTTCATTCAAAGAAAAATCCATGGATATGTGTAAtatcacttttttaaaatattatcttttttGGTTGAACATGAATCATGCGCCCCGGACAAAATATTCAATTGGCGCCCCAATATCGAGCATGGTTTCTGCgtgaacatcgattcggcgcccccccccccccgaggattAACATAAATTCTGCACACCTTTGCCAAACATCAAttctgtgccccccccccccctcggttgaacataaattcggcacctctaagtcgaacatcaattcgggaCCCCTATATCGAACTTCAATTCGGTGTCCCTAGGTATAACATCAAGTCGGCGCCCCCTAGTGTGAATATCGATTTGGCACCCTAGTTAAGCAATACCCTCCCCCTATCTATATCGAAGAttgatttgcccccccccccccgtttgaaCATAGATTTGGTGTTCCCCCTAGTGTGAACATCATTTTTACTCCCCTATGTTGAACATAAATTCGACACCCCCTATGTCGGCGCCCCCTAGTGTGAATATCGATTTGGCACCCTAGTTAAGCAATACCCTCCCCCTATCTATATCGAAGAttaatttgccccccccccccgtttgaaCATAGATTTGGTGTTCCCCCTAGTGTGAACATCACTTTTACTCCCCTATGTTGAACATAAATTCGACACCCCCTATGTTGAACATcaagtccccccccctcccttggtTGAAGATCAATTAGGCGCCCCAATCTTGAACATCAATTAGACACCCCCTCCCCAGCCTGTACATTAATTTTGCTCCCCATATAATTCGGACACCAATTATGCCCCGCCCCACCCCCTTGTTTGAAGATCAAATTTGGGGTTCCTCTTGCTCAaacatcacccccccccccccacttcgcacttcgaacatcaatttCGTGCCCCCTTTGTTTGAAAATAgtcgattcggcgcccccatacttcaaacatcaatttggcacccccccccccagttcgaacatcaatttggagcccccaatttcgaacatcaattctgcacccctccccccccccatacttCGAACATCAACcacaaccacccccccccccctagttcgaacatcactTATGGGCCCCAGGCCTCTAGCTCGAATATCAATTTGCCCTCCCCCacttcaaacatcaatttggcgccctcttagtttgaacatcaacttgcatggcgcccctagttcgaacatcgaatcggtgacccccccccccctagttcaaacatcaaaTCGGTGCCCCGGTCAACAACATTTTTGCCCCTTCCTTCTTTATTTCCCCCGCGttctatataattttttttcttttcctttccctctctccccTATTTCTTCTCttacttccccccccccccctctttctcacttttttctcttctttcccttcttcctctccctttttttcttctctttctttctccctttttctctcttttttttctttctccccctttcctctcttttttttcttccttccctccgcttcctctttctttttacttctcttttccccattttcctctcttattttttcttttcttcttttccttcccctcttttcttttttctgttctattctttcctccttttcctctctctttttcttctcttcctttccccctccTCTTCCCTTCTTATGAGCGGGGGGGGCAAGGTCCCTTTGGCCCTCTTCATGGAGCCCCGCCGGTGCGACGTTCCCCGGGGGGGCAgtaaaatgtaatattgtaCACATGCGTGAACAAATTGTTTCCAAAcgcccctaaacgagtttttctctctGTGCAAAATGCCCCCTAAACACGTTTTTCGCGGGCTGCATTTACACATTTTGAATCCCAAATAAGTTGTTGCCAAAATATgaccccttaacaagttttcTCGTTTCCCAGGACCGTTCCCAGGGGCCTGGTTGCACCCGGGAATAACCATAACCCAAAGCCTCACCGGGCCAAAGCATTATGTCCGGCGCATCGTGTGCAGTTATATTGAGGGACGTCCATACATGAATGCATGTATAAATCGTGTTGCCATACGTACGATTTGTCGATCTGACTCAAGACTGGTAAgcttacaataataattatgattgtttatCATGCATGTAATCctcattttattattaaaaaatagacatgaaatgaaatactcagaaaatttgctttacccaattgatcatgggcaCGGAATACTGGTAGACGGAATTGAGGTCAAAGAGGCGTATAGCACGCCGAGTGTACGGCATATTGTTGCGGAAAGACTATACGTTACTGTACAGTGCCCAACATTATGGACCCGACTCGCAATGGTTTCTAAACCATTGTAGTGATACGACAATATAAGGGAAACAACAATATTATGTAGACATTGCCCCATTCATAATTTGTACGCATGGAGATTTTAGACACTCTTTACACTGCCAATGGATCTTAAAATAAATGGACACTCTCAAAGATTAACATTATACGTGCATTTTAATGAGGACATGCAGGTGTTTCGACAATAGCGAACACCGAAGGCGTATTGATCATTTACAAAGAAATGGTTTTcctagtcttttttttttattgttgatgtCCTGTTTAGGAATATGTCTTTCCATCAACATGCTCAAAATTTGGAGCAGCAAAAGTGAGAAGCagacgattttttttcattccttgaATACTCACAAATAATGTtatcaataacaatactgaAAGGTACACAAACTCTTCTACACGCTATGTCTCTGTGAAATATTAGCAGAGAACTTGGGGAAATGGGAGTATACATGATCAGAAATCTTACAAAACATTGTCTCTTTCTTAAAATAAGGTGTACTTTTTTCCCAATGGGACACACAGAACTACATTTACCAATTGTGATTCAGAAATGCACATTGATTTTTCAGGATTTAATTGCTTTGTTTGTTTCACCTTCGGTAACAACACGGACCGCTTCTTTCAAATCATAACATAATTCACGGGGGTCATCATAGTAAACATGAAGAGAATGATTATTCAGATAACAATGGCAGTAATAAAGGAAATCCGATGAATGTCTGTCTCTCTGTCGGTCAATAACTGGACTTCATTCCTTGTTATCTCCTGAATTCGTATATGCAGTCGTACATACTTTTGGGTTGTACGAAACATGGCAGTGGGCTGTATTGGccctcctacccccccccccctgaagtAGGggaataaacattaaaaaataagacgaaggggaaaaaaaggaagaactTGGAACGCGTGGGTAGTGTGATTCTAtcttatcaattatttatttgaaaatgattatcatccttataacatgtataaggTGGTCTTCAGTCCCTCTCACCTTTAGGTTTATGTCACCCCTGTTCGTATCGCATCACATCGATTATTACGTCATAAATAGGCGACTGACAAGAAAACTTTACAAAGTCTTTACTAAAGGGGGTTAGGAGGAATTTATTTTGCTATACCTTGATTTGCCAAaagttatattatgttattaaAATGAAACTGTACAACTTGGTCGGATCATCAAACGGTTGTTGGGGTTGGAGTGAgttaatatcaatttcattataTCAATACCATTATATGCTCAGGCACGCGAATCCATGCCAAAATCTGTATTGTGTGTTTCGTTTAATGAGGAATGTCATCCGGTTGTGAAGTGATAACCTTTGCGTGAATGGGTCTTTATTCAAACATTATTGTCGGTATTGATTAATAAATTCAGATATAGTTTTTTAAGTGTTACATAGACCAATTCAATGGTATTTTCCAAATCCTAAATAAAGttggttacccccccccccccccatctcgtACAAGACCTGTTGGTGATAATGCGCCCTCTTATGTCGATGGAGCCATGGAAGGAATGCTGACATCAAAAAAATACGCCCGGACTCTTGCCATCAAACATCAATATCACCCCtcccccaaacacacacaccctcccatACACATACACTCACACATCAACTATTTTCTTGAAAGCATTATAGAATTAGTTAGCTGTATACGTCGAGGTGACAAGATTTCTGCATTCAGTAAATCTGTTGGATCAAGCATGAAAGAACAATTTTTGGTATTACGgcaaattaaagaaataacaaaaagagTACTCGGTGCGTGCAAGTGCAAGAGGTGAAGGCTAAAAGCAATGAATAAAGAATCCGTATACAATCATGTTCACTATTGTGTAACAATCAGACTCGGGGCCGGTGCGTTAATTAGTCATCGTCATCAAAATTAGTGGTTTTAAAAGTCCTTGAATCTATAGATATAGCTTTATTTGCCCAATTTTTGTGTAAAACTATAGGGTTGAAAagataattaaaaaatgaaatgcatttcAATAAAATAGAAAACCAACCGTAAATAGGTTAGAAATGCTTTTCTATTGTTTCATTACATTATTGTACCTTAAATAACAGAATATACATCATGGAGAAAAGGTAGAgttatagcaaaaaaaaattatcaactgACTGGAGCCTCGGAAGAACATACACCCtgccccccccacacacacacacacacaaacactcacaccaacacacacacatacctgCATCCATTTCTCTCTTCCTGTCACTCTCTTCGCTcttcaccaccccccccccccccacttcaaCATGTCTTCTGTGCCTATATTATCTCTTTGTTCTTATTTATACCTAAAGAATATACGTTCGACTGACTCACTGCATCCCAATGGCTCCTCAAATTGTTCTTATGACCGGATGTTCAGCAGGCATCGGTCTGGCGACAGCCAAACGTCTTGCTCTGGACATAGATCAGCGTTACATCGTCATAGCCTCCGTCATCGCCATGTCGGAAAAGGCGAATCTCGTGGCCGCCGTAGGGGGCTCcctgaataaaacaatttttatcaGGGAGTTGGATGTTACAAACGATACCAACATTTCCGACGTAGTTCGTGACGTCATCAGAGAACACGGCAGGATTgatatattaaaggggaatccagccttggccataaaatgttgtgttgggaagaagaaaaataaattaaacagaatggcgaaagtttgaaagaaatcggacaagcgataagaaagttatagctgctttaaaattgagatcactaatagtatgtagatttcaaattggcaactgggtaagtaaattatgactaggggcaaggacaactttcccataggccatgtactttattatcagggatttgtggttttctcctaagtacctattcccctggggcagtaatctaaatataatcctggtagtatattgttttatgtcctcatgaaagaaaaatataatttgaaataaaacttttgggaaaaatgacattttagccataatatgtattggagtacatggaagagtagtccttgccttacatcactatgacatcccatatgcggccaatttgaagtctccatgggtatagtgattaccaatatttacaacttttaaaaattcataactttcttgttgtttgtccaatattgttaaaactttcacctattaacttgtctgatttttctttttcttataaaaacaagtctttgtttgggttggattcccctttaagtaagTGGCCTAGCTCAACGATACTAAGACCTCATGCCTCGTGCGGTTAATGTCCAAGCGATTTATTACGAGAAGGGAATGCTAAATTTTATCAAGGCATTCCAGTCAAAAGTAAAGTAGTCGGAAACAACAGCAGCAACGAGTAGAAatagtcataatagtagtagtagtagtagtagtagtagtagtagtagtagtagtagtagtagtagtagtagtagtagtagtagtagtagtagtatagtagtatagtagtagtagtagtagtagtagtagtagtagtagtagtagtagtagtagtagtagtagtagtagtagtagtagtagtagtagtagtagaaagaagtagtagtagtagtagtagtagtagtagtagtagtagtagtagtagtagtagtagtagtagtagtagtggtggtggtggtgatggtggtggtgaaatGAGGAGGAGGTATTTCGGCGTCAGCGCTAAGGATTATCTtttatcccccccaaaaaaaagacaatcctcCGCGCTGACCCCCACGAGGAGGTGTAGTAGTTGATactaataatagtgataatatgCGAAGGATTCTCCCCTGTTTCCATTCcatttcatctatttatttcaaCACCAGACATTTTCAGCAATAGCTGTTGTCCAATAGTTTCCTGCATGTTGACCTGGGAAGAAGAACGTTCATATTTCGAGTAATTAGCCAATGCGCCATTTCTCATCCATCTTTACTTTTTGTTAGATttgatttaacattttgtgcataCCTTATTTGAATTCGTTTCCTCTTTCTCCCGCTTTACAGTTAGTGTTGCTGGAGTCGGATTCGTTGAAATTCCCGAAAGGGTCACGCGGGAGCAGATCgacaaaattttcagcgttaatACTATTGGACCAATAAGGCTAGCTCAGGCGGTCTTGCCTCacatgaaaaagagaaaagcggGTAGAATTGTCATTGTATCGAGTGACATGTCTAGGCAAGGTAACATATGttcttccaccccccccccccttctccacCCCTTCTTTCCAGCGTCCATTTTCATTCACTTGCTGCTGACAGACGGGTGGTAGCTCGCACTAGTGTTCCttatgatttatatttgtatgCGCGTACCAATTATTCGACGCGCACACATTACCGCTTGTCTACCAGtattgctgttgttgttttttacgtATATGTATTATTCAACTTTTCAACAGCATCCATTTACTATTTTGCTTTCTCTAATTTTCTCCCTCCCATCTATTTAATTCAAATGGCATTTggttcttttatttccttttccctttGCAGCTTGGCCATACTTCGATCTTTACTGCGCAACAAAGTTCGGTGTTGAGGGGTTTTTCGAAGCTCTGGCATCCAGCGTGAGAGCTTTTAACATTAGGTGAGGATTATATCATAGCGCTATTACATGATTATATATTACCCAATAGAAAATATTTCTACCGGACATGTAGGTTGGAGCAGGGGACTTGTGTAGAATGGTTAAGCGAAATTTCTTCTTTAAAACAATTCAGACTTCAGAACCAGTTGCTATAGTTCATGGTGTAAAGAGTTAGGTCTGGGAAACCCCGATCGTAGAGTCCTGTTTGAACCCTGGACTTTCCACTAGATCTAAATGCGCATAATGGAAGAGTAACGTGTTTCAAGAAACGCATTTAAAGGATTGACGTAGTTTTTGACTTGACATTTTTTAGGCATCAGCTAGTGTTCAACAGAAAACGATTTAAATTGTACGAAATTGTGTGTTCATGATGCTATCATACGTTATccaatttcccttttttatttatagGGTGTGTCTAGTGGAGCCAGGCCCGATCACTACCGGGCTTTTGGATAGTCTACAAAATGACTTGCAGAAACTGATAAACGACAAAACGGTAGATGACATCGAACTCCGCCAGCTTCTTGGCCTGAATCGAGACTTGTCTGACATGGAGAGAACCCGCAGCGCGGAAGATGTCGCAGCGGACTTGACCACGCGATGTTTAGACGTCGACGAACCAGTACTTCGACATCTACTTCTTGATGATAAATTCATGAGTGCTACCCGAGAAGCGTTGGCGGACCTTACAGGAGAGAGTACGGTTACATTCATGCGCAATCAACTTGGACATTGAACGATGCATGAGAATGCTCTCACTCCAAGCAGTGATCAAGATGCGGAAAATCAGGGCTTCATACGAACCTGCGCAGGGTTACATAAATTTGAGACCGAGTACGCGAATTATGGGAGCGCCCTGCGTACTCGTATTTGTTCCTCTGCGCATAGTAATCGATGTTGACAAATATATCGCAAAATTTGGGAATGACGTGAGTTTTACGTATGTACGTAGTCTTACGTtggcattttcttttcttcctggGAACCTTTTTAAATACAGCACGAATCAAAGTTCAGTACTATTTTATGAGACCTGgcggtgtttcatgaaagttgtcagcgcTGACAATGTCAGTGAAAtccttttattttgattggctgaaagacACTGGCCTCTGACTTTTGCtacggtaactgtcggagaaagtcAAGTTGTCAGTGtcgacaactttcatgaaacggtcccctatTCATGATAGAACCACTCTTTTGTGAACTTTTCCAAAAGAttacaaaatcattatttacgAAAATATAGGACTGCAGTAgtagtaaaattttattttattttcagtgaATTACACAAAGCAGCCCAAAAGGCTGAATAACATGCACTCTGAAAagtattgggtaaaagtgcccCATGGggataattatgtgtccaaccaacattggacGTTTTTATtcttatccagtgtgatgaaaattttgcccattctaaagtaattgctgcttatttttcaaCCTTACTGGACATCATGCTTCCCGCATTAGGTCAAATACTGCCCAGATTGGTTAGacacatacactgtaaaaactgtggtgttaaaactgacaccaattggtgttaatagaggaccacaccctgaggtgttaaaattacaccctggagattgaacataacaacaaagagtgtaaatgtaacaaccataggtgttgtaataacacctatag is a window encoding:
- the LOC121430890 gene encoding retinol dehydrogenase 8-like → MAPQIVLMTGCSAGIGLATAKRLALDIDQRYIVIASVIAMSEKANLVAAVGGSLNKTIFIRELDVTNDTNISDVVRDVIREHGRIDILISVAGVGFVEIPERVTREQIDKIFSVNTIGPIRLAQAVLPHMKKRKAGRIVIVSSDMSRQAWPYFDLYCATKFGVEGFFEALASSVRAFNIRVCLVEPGPITTGLLDSLQNDLQKLINDKTVDDIELRQLLGLNRDLSDMERTRSAEDVAADLTTRCLDVDEPVLRHLLLDDKFMSATREALADLTGESTVTFMRNQLGH